CTTACGAAGGACCTGCCAAAGTTGATCATACTGCTGAAGAAACCGAGCATCGAGGTGATCATGGAGTGGGCGTGCTTGGAGCTCTCCGTGGTTTCACCCTTATCGCTTCTGCTGGGTCTGACCACCTCCTTCTGGCTTCCCGACGGCGATTCGCGGCTACTAAAGAGACGATCCAACCTGAGAATGGGCTTCTTGAACCATTCTCCGCTGATCTCGTTGTTCCGATCATCGTCCTCCCGACTGAACCTGTCGAAGGGCCCGGCGTTGACTTAAAGGAAAATCCAGTTAGGGATGACTAATACGATGTCAGAAGGTGCAGTGACTTACTTGTCTGCATGACCAGACAGCCGATGAGGAAGAGCAGCACCATCTTGCTTTCAGAGGTCATTTTGCCTGTACTTTTCGCACCGAAAAGAGATTGATAACTGAGTGAATCGAATGCCAGAGAGTTCAGATTTATAGACGCCGCCCCGGCGGCGGATGTCATGACATTCTACGTGCTGGAATGGAAAGTAACCATGCGCACGTTTCACCAAAGTAATTGCTTTATTTTACGCTTGTACATTTTGCCTAAGCTTAGAACTACATAGCCATAACCCTGAATGCAACATAAGAAGTGGCACTGCGTATAGAACACACAAATCGATTGTCTAGCCCTTCAGATCTGGACTTCGAGGCCTTATAGTAAACCGATCGAAGGCGCTGTCCACCTCGGCGTCTGCATCGCGTTCATCGGGAACCGGCGGCGTTTGACGGTACCGCTCCTCGAGTTCCTGCCGTGTGAGCTCCGAACTGGGCGCTCCTGCACTCCAACCGATCACTGTAAAAGTTAACGTGGGTCATTGCAGTTGGTTTTTAAAGTGATGCTAAATAGTATTAAACTAACCGCAGATAACGAgcagaaatatcaggtagaacTTTAGCGATGCGCTGCTCATGGCTGTGCCTGGGATGGACTCGATTGATGGGCATTAACTGACAACCGAATCTCGGAGGGgtccactttttatatatgcacatggGGCCGGTCTGGAGCTCTCCGCTGATTGGCGTTggaggaggaggccaatggGCTGAGGCGCCGCCGCCGGAGATTATGCAAAGCACCCGTCAAAGAgccaaaaataacaaaaacagcgcaaaaataaaaagaaacggCGAAAAAGTTGGTTAAAAAAGCGTATAAAAGGCTCGAGGCGTCGTTCTGTCTCAGTGAGTGGGAAAAAACGCTGGTGGCTATCGGCTGCTCCTACCGGTCTTTGACGTAGTCGTCGTCGTCTGGCACGTGAACGGCGCGTTGCGCGTTGattgattatttattgaaatgcTACCTAATTAATTTGCACAATCGAGTCGTCACTCACTCGTCTTCTTGGCCAAAGAAGAGTGTCCAGCGTTCGTAGGGCGGCTCTTCGCACAGCCAACCTTCCATTCCGCAATACTCGTCGCTGTAGTCGCTGAATTCTGTAAGTCGAAGGGTTCCCCCTGGTTATAATTCAATGGAAGGGGTATTGTAAGACAAGAATATGGTGGTAACTGACATAAGTCAGTCACCAGAATAATCTGGCGTTGACTTTCGGACTGATTTAAGGGGTGTAACCAAATCATTCTTTTAAGTGACAAACCAAGATAAGAACAATTTTTAACAGAATAGTCACCAAAGTATATAATGAGTTTTGCCAATAATACTTCCAAAAATctatacaaaaatgtaaaatattaggttTACTATTATGGGGAAGGTAATTACTAAATTGCGATCGGAGAAAACGTGTTTTTGATGATCGTTTGCGAAgtcttataaatttaaataaaattctttagGTGGAAATCttgatagtttttaaaaacaatttaaatgttaaactttaatttacttctgtattataatttatgtttaaacTCTTTATTTAgtctaatttaatatttagcaGTTAATATTCTTCACTTAATATTGTTAGCTTACGTAGATTACGATCCCGACAGGCGGCAATAGCCAGGTGACAGCTTGACTTAAATTttcttatacaatttttattttcatccAAAATGCAAACGGCTTTGGATTCGCTGACTTCTCCACAAATTTTCTCCGCAGGGCACCTTGTATTTGGATTACCGCCTGCTCTCAGACTGTAAACTGTGAGATTTTTGCACCTATGATTTTgtttaacaatatttaaattttaaaccacTCACGTAAGCAGAAGAACACAATGGACAAAAATTTCATGTCTAACTGGGATAAGttgtatttcttaaaattatatttctttctaaaaaatatttctttctttgCCTTATTAAACCATGTCATTACCGGTTATGTATAACTAATTTATGAAgcaattatacatttttgtactTGAAGCTATATTTGAATCAGTAATGCAGTTCGATTAATCGAAGTACATTTATAAGCGTATTATTTCAGCTCTTGTCGCCCATTATTCTAAAAGTTCCCTTTTATTCATCCTCGTGACCAAAGAGAATGGTCCAGCGCTCGTATGTTGGTGACTTTTCGCAGAGATAAGGCTCCATTGAGCAATATACCTCACTAAAGTCagtaaaatctaaaaattaaCTAATTGATTAACAGGCATatggaaaatgaaatatatagaCTTACTTCTCCCTTTCTCCTGGCAGGCTGCTATATCCAAATGACACTTGGAGGCGTACTTTCGAATACAACCCACCTCCTCATCCAATCCGCAAATAGCCATTGACTCATCCGCCACGGCACAATTACTTTCCAAAGGGCACGGTGTTGGAGGAATATTTGCTCCAAAAGTACAGGCTGCTAGGAGAGAACTCTTTgtaaagttattaattaaatattttttacattactCACCGAGCcatataagaaaaacaatCGCTGACTTCATTCTTATATTCCTAAACCTTACGCGTTGAGGTGAAAAATCGCAATGCGGCAGCTGAAAAATATTGCCTTCTACAAAGTAAATTAGATAAAGCTTACCCTATATCTTATCACAAAGTCAAACAATAGAGAACAAACCATTGTCACAAATTTCGCCTTATTAAGCGTCCATAGATAAGGTCATTTAAACTTCAAGCACTGCAAATTGAATTAAGATAATAGAAAGCCATTCAACTATGGTTTCACGACTTGATTGATTGAAAAAGTTGGCCCTGTTCCTATATATGTGACATCAAACACTTACAGATACTTGTTTAtctttatattaatttatttaacaactaTTCCTAACGTTTTATTGCTTACGGTCGAAGACAGTTTGGTTTGTGTCTCAACTAACAactaagaaatatttattgcatacttcCGTGCTAAGCCATTTTTCAGAAGTCTTCTCAAGAGGCTTTCGTCTGACTGCGATACAACTTGGAATAGATGCCATTCTTGGCCAGAAGTTGAGCATGACTTCCCTGCTCCATTATTTTTCCGGCTTGAATCACACAGATCACATTGGCATTTTGGATGGTGGACAGGCGATGAGCTATTACAATGCAGGTGCGACCTGAACACGCCGAGTCCAAGGCTTGCTGAACCACCTGAAATAAGGAATTAGTTCATAAATTGTGCTACTCAAAAACATTTAGGggattcttttttttaaattcaattttaagtaaaaaaccCACCCTTTCACTTTGGAAATCCAGTGCAGAGGTTGCTTCATCTAGCAGCAGGATCTTGGGATTTCTCACCATCGCCCTCGCAATAGCAATCCTTTGCTTTTGTCCACCGGATAGTTGGGTTCCCTTGGAGCCCAGCACCGTATCATATTGGGCAGGCAGGGACATTATGAACTCGTGGGCATTGGCCATTTTAGCAGCCTCAATAATTTGCTGCATGGGCACTTGCCGCGAGGTGTCCCCATAGCCAATATTCTCTGCAATAGACTTCTCAAAGAGCGAAGGTTCCTGGGATACAATTCCCAACCGACGGCGCAGAGTCTTCAGCTCCATATCGTGGTGGATGCTCTCCTGATCTATAAGCTGGAATAAGAAAAGATCTTTAATATTCTCTCTGATATATTAGATATCTTGACTGGACTTACAATCTTTCCATCATCGGGATCGTAGTACCGCATCAGTAGCTGGACGCAGGTTGATTTTCCCGATCCCGAGGCACCCACCAAGGCCACCGTCTGACCCTGGTTTACGTCCAGATTGAAGTTTTGCAGCACTTTGATATGGGGTCTTGACGGATAGGAAAAGTTAAGACCCCTATAGCTCACGCCCTGTTGCACCACATTCGCCTTAAAAGCGGATCCATTGCCGTTCTGCTGGATCTCGAAGGATTCGGGTGATTGGATTGTTGGCTTGCGATCGATGATCTCGTACATGCGATTGGCGGAGAGCAGAGCGGCATTGAAGGCAGGAGTAAATGCAAGAGATTGAGCCAGAATGAACAAGCCATACAGCATTGTGTTGGATATcctaaaaatctaaaaatgtaaatacttgataaggaatttatatttgtatttacccACTTCATAATAGTCTCGAATTTGATATTTCCATCGGCACACATGTGTCCACCATAGGTTAAGGTCACTGCATAGCCAAAGAACATGAGAGATTTGCCCATGGAATTGACCAGTCCACGCCATTTCAGACGACTGAGGATCTGCACCCGATATCGCTCCACCTCCTTGTCGTATATCTTAATGAGCTCCTCCTCCCGTCGAAGTCCTGCGACCGTTCGAATTTGGGTTATGGTTTCGGTGGCTATGCGGCTCGTCTCCTCGAGAACCGCCTTCTCCTTCAAAGCGGACTTCTCCCCAAATCGCGCCTCGAACACAATGGAGGCTATCATGAAGGGCGAGGTGCTCAGGCAGATTAGGGCCAGTTCCCAGGAGTAGGGAAAGGCAATCGAAATACTGCATATGAAGTTGGTAAACGCCTGGATGATGTTGCTCAAGGGAAACCCGATGGCTCCCTGAACACTGGCCGCATCTCCAGACAGTCGGGCAGAAAGAGCTCCAATACTGTTCTCCTTGCGATCGAACCATCCCATCTCCTGGTGCATGATGCAGCTGAATGTCTTGGAGCTGTGAAGTAAaggtttattaaataagaaCCTTAATAATGGATGACCACTTAGGGACCCACCGCATTCGCATGGTAAGCCAGACTCCGGCTAGATTGAAGAAAAATGTCTGGATGAAGCAGACCACGCCAGCTGCAACTCCAATCACCAGGGAGATGATGGCCATGGAGGCACTCTGTTCGAGAACCTCCTCGTCCGTTGGTTTGGCCAACGAACCATATAATTCCGCTAGGATTACGGAAAACACAGGCATGGTGACTCCATATAGACCAGCACAAATGGCGCCAATAATGAGGAAGCTCCATTCGGGTCGGGCCCAACCCAAAATGCGAAAGAAGGTACGGATATAATTTCCAGATGGACCCGGTTCCTCTGTTTCCTGATTCAGAGTTTGGTTGGCTAGACCATTCAGGTTCTTCATCTGGAACTCCGCATTCTTCTCCAGCGACACGATGGAGTTACGTGTGCCTAGTTGGAACTGTTCGATTTCATAGGACATTTTTCTCTCCTTGTTTTCGGCATCTAATTCCAGCTCGTTCAGTAGCTCCTCGGCAGAATCATCATAGGAATGCACGGTGACCATTTTGTGGTAGAATCCCTCCAGCTTCATCAGCTCCTCGTGGGTGCCTTGCTCCACGGCCTTGCCATTATCGATATAAACAATCCGATGAGCGTGCCTGATGGCGGAAAGGCGGTGGGACACCACCAGGGTGGTTCTACCCTTGCAGGCCTTGTCTAGAGCGGCTTGGACCAGCTTCTCGGCATGGTAGTCCAGGGCTGAGGTGGCCTCATCCAAAAGCAGAATTTTGGGCTGCTGAATCAGGGCTCTGGCGATGGCGATCCGCTGACGCTGACCTCCAGAAAGTTGTACGCCCTTCTCGCTGATATCCGTATCATAGCCCTGAAAGTAAAGGGAATCCTTTAGTAAATATaggtttttaaagtttaacaACCCTACCTTATGCAAAGCTATAATAAAGTCATGAGCATTGGCAGCTTTGGCGGAGTCTTCGACTTCCTTTTGGGTGGCTTCTGGCTTTCCATGTCGGATATTCTCCCCAATGGTTCCCTGGAAGAGCACCGGTTCCTGACCCACCACGGCAATGTTCGAACGCAGCCAGTTAAGGTTATACTTCCGCACATCCTCACCATCCAATAGAACTTGTCCAAAGACTGGATCATAGAAGCGCTGCAACAGCTGTATGCAGGTGGATTTTCCACAGCCTGAGGGACCGACCAAGGCTACAGTTTGTCCTTCTTCCACGACCACATTGAGACCCCGCAAGACAATCACATCTTCTCGGGCGGGGTAACGAAAGAACACGTCTCGGAACTCAACAGATCCCTTCAGGCCGTAGTTGAGAATTTTCCCAGCTTTGGAGAGTGGATCAATCAGGGAAGTGCGATCGATGACGTCCAATATGGCGGATGCCGAGCCTCGAGCCATGGCAAAGGTCTCGAGGAATGGAGATGTGCGGGATATTTGGTTGGCGCTCACGATTATTCCCGATATCACAATCATCACAACCGCAGGTGTGTACTCGCGTTCGTTGATGGGAATACTTGGGTCACGGTAGAATAGAATCAAATTGGCTCCGTACCAAAACGATCCCGCTCCTGTGATAAACAACATGGCCTTCATCACCGTGTCGCTCAGTCCGGAGAAGACTCCTTTCCATTTTCCAGCTTTGAGGGCCGGTTTCAGGAGGGTATCATAGCGTACAGACTCCGTGCGTTCTCCTCCGAAAGCCACCACAGTCCGGATGGCCCCGATTACTTCCTCAACCACAGAGCTGGCCCGCACATAGGAACTCTGCTCCTGACCCGTGAGTTTTCCTTGGTACTGAAAAATTAATGGGGAACATATTggattaataataacaagtatgactaatttaattatgactaatttaattatgattattttaaaagaatacCAGTTGCttagatattttaattaccaattaaaaatgttttaaataaaaaactctcCTACAAAAGATTCTTCTAATCTCTtacagaatttattttatgtttgaaATCGTTCTCCCAAAACTACTCATGCGAACAGATGGGGAAAACAGTTTCACTGAGGTAGGTAGGTACTTATtctatttttggaaaactattttcgGATAAATAAGCGAATGGTCAAGTTCACTTAATGTTTGCTAGAAAAAGCTTTTGTTTCTGGCAAACGGTCTCTAAACAAATCCTGAAATCTTACAAAAATTAGATGCGGTTTTTAAACGGTAATTAAAATCTAAATGGGTCTACTCACATGGGCCACTGCCGAGTTGACCACTAACGTAAGGGGAATGTAAAACACTATGGCCAGGGCCAGTTTCCATCCGTAAATAAAGGATAGAACCACACTGATTATCACCTCACACATTATTTCCACATAATGACCCAGATTCTCGGCTATGCCACTGCGTATTTTCTCCATGTTGCTATAGGTAAGGTGGATTAATAAATGTCTATTGTACTTTTCAAATTACTAACTCGGTAATGCGCACTGCAAAGTTTTGGTCCTTGGCCATGTCATGCCAGCCGATTTCCTGCCTCAAGGTGGCCTTGAAGAACTCCCTACGCATGCGTACTGTGAGCTTTAAAGCCAGTCTGTTGAAGGCATCCACATAGTAAACTCCGGAGAAAAGCATCAGCAGAGTATTCAGGGTCATGAGTATGCCGAAGGACACACTATCCTTTCGCAGCTCCTGCATGTTCTCCTCGTAAGAGGCATTTGTGCTGCAAAAAAGGTAATTAATTCAAATGGCTGGTTCTATATACTTCTATCTAAAAACTAAATTGAGTTAATTTTGTGTGAACTTGCTTACAGCGACGTCCTTGAAAACTTGGCATTGTTTTAGCCCTTTTTTGCTGCAAAAGCATTCTTTTGTTGAAGAGTCGCTGGTTTTCTCGAAACAATGAagaatttgggcaccgtaaagCCGAAAAGACGTCCGATCGCTTTGAAAGAGAGCGAATAATTGATTCATCCTCTCCTAAGAGGCCTCTACAATATGTTCTTTTATAGTCTATAAATAGGATTTCTAATGGAATACATTCATGAAGGGAAACAGTCAACAGTCATGAACTaacataaaatatgtatagatAAATGTATGTAATAGATTTAAAAACTGCAAGTTCAGAAAATTTGACTTGCGGAAaagtaattgaaataaattagcCTTCAACTTTAAGCTgagaatttttttaagtcaattCTTTggaggaaaaacaattaacTATATCGCAACCCCAGACTTACAGTATCTTTCCGCCTCCAAAGAGGGGCAATCCGATGGTCACCGAACTGGTTCCCTGGCCCAGGGTTCTGTCGATGAACATGGCCACCAGTTCGCTGTAGACCACAATGGCAATGGGGTAGACCAGGGCTTGGAGTAGGGCCGCCACAAAGGCGGACAGGAGCAGGACATAGTCCCATCCGCCGATGTACCGGAAGAGCTGAGTGTAGCTGATCATCGGCGGGGCCTTATCCTGGGACTTGTCCTTCTTCTTTGCCTCCGGCGCAGCATCGTCCGCGTCTGCAGCCGGAACATCTTCGCGGGGCTCCGTCATCGTCATCACTGCGAACTATCGCCTATACACCAAACTCATTGACCGGCGGGGTCAATTAATAGTTAAGAAAGCGCGCGCAGGGCGAAACCAAAAATCGAAAGGCCCGCAGTTCGTTTCGCCGATGGATATGTGTGGAAAGATGGTCTCGAATGGGTTCTTGGCTCTGGGTAATTAACTCCCGCTCCGACGGAGATTGTGGTGCTATGCCAGATGCACTGCCGATGAGGCTGATCTGCCTGGGATCGTGTTTAGCTTTAATTGCTTTGCATTCCGCGGTTCCACAAAATCGTTCGCCACTGGTCTTTTTACTTCGATGCTATTGCCATCCGGAGCGAAATATTCCGCGTCTGTTCCGCTGAAACTGCAGAAAGCGACTGGCAGGCCTGGCGGCTGTGGCGTCAGTTTTCTACAAATTCGGTTTCTATTAAAGTTCAAATAGACTGGCGATGGTGGGTCTCTATCGTCGAGAACCCCTTTATGgtcttttattaatatcaattGAATTGATTTTACTCAAGGCTCACGATGACTGGTGGAAAATCATTGGCCATCTTCTCTCCGGCAAGGTGTGCACCGCTCCATCGCGGAAATGGGTCAGCCAAATACGCAAATTTGGCGCACTTCGCATTCCAGGCTGTTTAACTTATGATCTTCCCTGTTTAATTAAGATCTGTTATCATTCCACTGATACGCAAAATCAAGTTTGCCTGTCATTGACCATGAATATTAGCAGCGGtcgtgtgggtgggtggcgtTATAGACACGCCGCCAAGATTGCTCTCTTATCAGCCAGATAAGTTTTGTGGCGAATCTTACAACTTATACCgctaataattataaattccGCAAACAGGGTTACCCAACCATTAGTTAAGATAACTGTGCATCCCTTATTGATAAGCTATCTCCCGAAAACTCGACAAGCATGGTTGtagaaaaagtttatttatttattgtagtttatttagtttttggtGACAAGTGTATTTGGGCTTTTGGTGAGAATTACAAAAAGGTTTGGATAATATTCAATGGTCCTTTTGGGTCTTGTGCAGCTTGGCGTAGATGCCGCCCTGGGAAATCAGCTGCATGTGGTTGCCCTGCTCCACCACCTGACCGTTTTGGATCACACAGATCACATCCGCGTTCTGGACGGTAGACAGACGGTGGGCTATGACGATGCAGGTTCGCCCGGAGCAGGCGGAATCCAAGGCCTGCTGGACCAGCTGCTCACTCTGCAGATCCAGAGCTGAGGTGGCTTCGTCGAGCAGTAGGATCTTGGGATTCCTCACCAGCGCCCTGGCGATGGCAATACGTTGCTTTTGACCACCGGACAATTGAGTGCCTCTGGCTCCCATGCGAGTATCGTAGCCATTGGGCAGGGAGATGATGAAACTATGAGCATTGGCACTTTTGGCTGCAGCAATTATCTCCGCCATGGAAACCGATCGACGGTTGTCGCCATAGGCTATGTTCTCCGCAATCGAACGTTCAAAGAGAGTGGGTTCTTGGGAGACTAAACCCAATTTGGTCCTTACCCCCTCGAGGGTCAGATCGTGCTGGATGTCATCGTGATCTATGTGCTGGTTGGAAAGAAAATATTCGTGGGCAATTAATTTGCTAATAAAATATCAGAAAAGTTACTTACTATAGACCCCTCATCGGGATCGTAGTATCGCTGTAGCAGCTGCACACAAGTGGACTTTCCGCACCCGGAATGACCCACCAAGGCCACCGTCTGACCCTTGAGCACCTCGAGATCCAAACCATTGAGAATCTTTGCATCAGGTCGTGTGGGATATCGGAATTCAATACCCCGATAGCGTACACCCTCGAAGAGATTTAACTGCTTGGCGAGAGTATTTTTGATAGCACCCATGGGTGACTGAATCTTGGGTTTGCGATCCAGGATCTGGAAGAGGCGATGACCCGCGATCAGGGCAGCGGAGAAGGCAGGGGTAAAGGCCAGGGATTGGGCCAGCATCATGGAGCCATACAGCAAGGTTTCCGACAccctttaattaaatataaaatagattATATTAATAGGTTAGTTAATTGGAATTATCCTTTCCCATCCTTACTTGATAATATCCTGGAAGGGCAGCTGACCTTCGGACACTAAAACACCTCCGTAGCAGAGGGCCACGGCATAAGCAAAGAAGGCCGACGCCTGCATGGTGGAGTTAAGGACTCCTCGCCATCTTAGCTTTTGGCGGATCAGCACCTCCACTCTCTGGATCTCCTCCGTGTACTCCCGAATGACATCAGCCTCCCTTCTCAGTCCGGCAACAGTGCGTATGTTGGATATGGATTCGGTGGCAATGCGACAAGCCTCCTCAATCACCTGCTTTTCCCTCACTATAGCGTTGGACATCATTCTGCGAAATGTTGAAAGGGTTAATTTGAGTAGAAGTACGAATACAATAACAACCCACTTGGCTTCTAGGATAACAGATCCAACAATGATGGGACAATTGGCCAAACACAAGAGGGCCAGCTTCCAGTTGTAGTACATGGCAACGCTGACACTCGATATAAAGTTGGACAGGGCCTGGATCATACCACTCAGGGGATATCCTATGGCTCCCTGGACCCCAACCGCCTCGCCGGACAAGCGAGCGGACAAAGCTCCCACCGAGTTGTTCTCATCGTCGAAAAATCCAATTTCCTGACTCACCATCGCCTTGAAAGTCATGGCTCGCATTCTGGTTGTCAGCCAAATGCCTGCGTAGTTGAACAAGTAGGTTTGCAGGAAGCAGACCAAGCCAGTCAGGAAAGCCAGGCCCAAACAAGCCCAGGAAAGCACGGCCGTGCGACTTAAGGCATTCTTCGGATCCTGTTCAGCCAGGGCGGCATAGAATTCACCAAAGATGATTGAGAAAGCCGGATACAAACAACCCACGGCTATGGCGCTTATGGTTCCCAGAATGAGATAGCACCACTCGGGTCTGGCAAGCTTGAGGATCCTTGAGAATGTGCGGAAGAAGTTGGGTTTCTCGGCGGGAGCATCGACTATCTTGGCATTGGTGTCCTTTACGAGTGCCTTTATGATGGGTTCGTCAAACTGGACGCTGTTCTTCTGTCCTTTCTCAAAATTCAAGGGGCTGGTCTCAAAGGACTTTTCAAACAGAGCCAGGCTTTTTCCTAAAAATGTGTTGGAGTATTATTTATAAGTCATAAGTTTAATAAGTACCTACTTTTGGTTTCCTCAATGGTCTCCTCCTTTTCCACCTCATCGGGCATGTTGATGTCGCCTGCATGAACCATGTTGTAATAGGCACCCTCAAGAGCCATCAGATCATCATGAGAACCCTCTTCCAAAACTTTGCCATCATGGATAAAAACAATCTTATCTGCACCCCGAATGGCTGATAATCGATGGGATACAACAATGGTTGTGCGTCCTTTACTGGCCAAGTCCAGGGCCTGTTGGACCTGTTTCTCCGATTGGTAATCCAGAGCTGAAGTGGCCTCATCCAGCAGCAAGATCTTGGGGTTCTGAATCAGGGCTCGGGCGATGGCTATGCGTTGTTTCTGTCCTCCGGACAGCTGCGAGCCCCGCTCACCAATCATACTACGATAGCTCTAAAAAGTTTTCGATATTGTGATTTAGTTTATGGGgttatacatttttctaaCCTCTGGAAGATTGGTGATGAACTCGTGAGCCCCCGCCTGAGTGGCTGCTGCCTCGATCTCTTTTTGTGTGGCTCCTGGCTTTCCATAGCTTATGTTTTGTGCTGTATGAAGAACATCATGTAAGACTTGTAATCAAATTCATATTAAGGGCCCACCTATTGTGCCCAAAAACAGCACAGGTTCCTGACCCACGACGGCAATATTCGATCTCAGCCATTGGATATTGTATTTCCTAATATCCAAATCGTCCAGGAGCACTGAGCCAAAAACAGGATCGTAGAACCTCTGAAGCAACTGGACGCAAGTGGACTTTCCACAGCCCGAGGAACCAACCAAGGCCACGGTTTGACCTGCTCTGATCTTGATATTTAGTCCCCTATGAACTATAACCTCCGGACGGGAGGGATATCTGAAGAAGACGTCCTGGAACTCCACATCACCACGAAGACCGTAGTTCAATAGCTTGCCATCTGTGGAAAGTGGATCGATCTTGGAGGTCAAATCGATGACCTTAAACAGGTTGGTGGCACAACCTCGGGCGGTGGCAAAGGACTCAAGGAATGGTGCCGTTCTGGCTATGTTATCCGCACCCACAATGATGCCAAAGAATGCCTAGAAATATTCAGATATAATTTGTGATATAACACATTACATTTATAATCCTCACAATCATCAGAATAGCCGGTGTATACTCCTTGTCTTCCTCATATCGATCGTCGATGATGAGATTGACTCCATACCAAAACGCTCCGGCGCAGGACAGATATAACATGGCCTTTAAAACAGCATCACTGACCCCCGAGAAGGCTCCTTTCCACTGACTGGCCTTTCGAGCTGGGACCAAGAAGTTCTCGTAGCGCTGCACCTCTGACTTTTCTCCACCGAAGGAGACCACAGTGCGAATGGAACTCAGAATTTCCTCTGCCAAATTACCAGCTCCTGCATAGGATTCCTGTTCTCGAGCCGTTAGCTTGCCTTGGAACTGAAATAAGATATTATGATATAGTTACAATACTTTGAGAAAGTTAAATTGATTGCAGGAAATTCTTAAGGATAGTTTTCTAAGTATTAGATTTTTTGTTAATGGTTTCTGCGTTCTTCATACCTTAGCTACATAGTAATTAAGCAGGATCACCAGAGGTATATAAGAACTCACAGCTAGGGTGAGCTTCCAGCCGTAGCCAAATGAAATGGCTACAGTTATGATGAAACCCACAATCAAGTATACAAAGTGACCCACTTTCTCAGAGATGCCATCGCGAATCTTTTCGATATCGCTGTGAAATATAGACAGCTTAAGCTTTCAACTTCTCCAAAAGGATAACCCTGCTTCTAATACTTACTCGACCATGCTCTGGGTAAAGTTTTGCTTGCTGGCCAGATCGTGCCAACCG
This window of the Drosophila biarmipes strain raj3 chromosome 3L, RU_DBia_V1.1, whole genome shotgun sequence genome carries:
- the LOC108028657 gene encoding multidrug resistance protein homolog 65, yielding MERDEVSTSTSEGKSLEETPTAEGLEPTEPIAFLKLFRFSTYGEIAWLFFGFIMCCIKALTLPAVVIIYSEFTSMLVDRAMQFGTSSKVHALPLLGGGKTLTNASREENSEALYDDSISYGILLTIASVVMFISGIFSVDVFNMVALRQVTRMRIKLFTSVIRQDIGWHDLASKQNFTQSMVDDIEKIRDGISEKVGHFVYLIVGFIITVAISFGYGWKLTLAVSSYIPLVILLNYYVAKFQGKLTAREQESYAGAGNLAEEILSSIRTVVSFGGEKSEVQRYENFLVPARKASQWKGAFSGVSDAVLKAMLYLSCAGAFWYGVNLIIDDRYEEDKEYTPAILMIAFFGIIVGADNIARTAPFLESFATARGCATNLFKVIDLTSKIDPLSTDGKLLNYGLRGDVEFQDVFFRYPSRPEVIVHRGLNIKIRAGQTVALVGSSGCGKSTCVQLLQRFYDPVFGSVLLDDLDIRKYNIQWLRSNIAVVGQEPVLFLGTIAQNISYGKPGATQKEIEAAATQAGAHEFITNLPESYRSMIGERGSQLSGGQKQRIAIARALIQNPKILLLDEATSALDYQSEKQVQQALDLASKGRTTIVVSHRLSAIRGADKIVFIHDGKVLEEGSHDDLMALEGAYYNMVHAGDINMPDEVEKEETIEETKRKSLALFEKSFETSPLNFEKGQKNSVQFDEPIIKALVKDTNAKIVDAPAEKPNFFRTFSRILKLARPEWCYLILGTISAIAVGCLYPAFSIIFGEFYAALAEQDPKNALSRTAVLSWACLGLAFLTGLVCFLQTYLFNYAGIWLTTRMRAMTFKAMVSQEIGFFDDENNSVGALSARLSGEAVGVQGAIGYPLSGMIQALSNFISSVSVAMYYNWKLALLCLANCPIIVGSVILEAKMMSNAIVREKQVIEEACRIATESISNIRTVAGLRREADVIREYTEEIQRVEVLIRQKLRWRGVLNSTMQASAFFAYAVALCYGGVLVSEGQLPFQDIIKVSETLLYGSMMLAQSLAFTPAFSAALIAGHRLFQILDRKPKIQSPMGAIKNTLAKQLNLFEGVRYRGIEFRYPTRPDAKILNGLDLEVLKGQTVALVGHSGCGKSTCVQLLQRYYDPDEGSIHIDHDDIQHDLTLEGVRTKLGLVSQEPTLFERSIAENIAYGDNRRSVSMAEIIAAAKSANAHSFIISLPNGYDTRMGARGTQLSGGQKQRIAIARALVRNPKILLLDEATSALDLQSEQLVQQALDSACSGRTCIVIAHRLSTVQNADVICVIQNGQVVEQGNHMQLISQGGIYAKLHKTQKDH